One window of Papaver somniferum cultivar HN1 chromosome 9, ASM357369v1, whole genome shotgun sequence genomic DNA carries:
- the LOC113313882 gene encoding tetraspanin-6-like: MYRFSNTVIGFLNLCTLLASIPIIGGGLWMARSSTTCESFLQTPLLVVGFIVLIVSLSGFIGACFNVAWALWVYLVVMLVLIGTLLSLTIFGFVVTSEGGGNVVTGRMYKEYRLQDYSSWLRTRVQDHNNWRAIRTCILGSKTCSKISTWTPLDYMSKDMSPVQSGCCKPPTSCDYAAATLVPQDPDCYRWSNSPAFLCYECDSCKAGVLEDVKNSWRKLSVLNIVVIVFLICIYSIGCCAFRNSRRCETDYPYGRNRMSKARPRWDYYWWRWWNERRDQLY; this comes from the exons ATGTATAGATTCAGTAACACAGTGATAGGTTTCTTAAATCTCTGCACACTGTTAGCTTCAATACCAATCATAGGTGGTGGATTATGGATGGCAAGAAGTAGTACAACATGTGAAAGTTTCTTACAAACACCATTACTAGTTgttggattcattgttcttaTAGTTTCTTTGTCAGGTTTCATTGGTGCTTGTTTTAATGTAGCTTGGGCACTTTGGGTTTATCTGGTGGTTATGTTGGTACTTATTGGCACATTACTTTCTTTGACCATATTTGGATTTGTTGTTACCAGTGAAGGTGGTGGGAATGTTGTAACTGGTAGGATGTACAAAGAATATAGATTACAAGATTATTCTTCATGGTTAAGGACTAGAGTTCAAGATCATAATAATTGGAGAGCTATTAGGACTTGTATCTTGGGTTCTAAGACTTGTTCCAAGATTTCTACTTGGACTCCTCTTGATTATATGTCCAAGGATATGTCTCCTGTTCAG TCTGGCTGTTGCAAGCCTCCAACATCATGTGACTACGCAGCCGCAACATTGGTACCGCAAGATCCAGACTGCTATAGGTGGAGCAATTCACCAGCATTCCTATGTTATGAATGTGATTCGTGCAAGGCTGGCGTACTTGAGGATGTGAAGAATAGTTGGCGCAAGCTCTCTGTACTCAACATTGTTGTAATTGTATTTCTCATCTGTATTTATTCAATTGGGTGTTGTGCATTCCGTAACAGCCGGAGATGTGAAACGGATTACCCTTATGGAAGGAATCGAATGAGCAAGGCTCGGCCAAGATGGGACTACTACTG GTGGAGATGGTGGAATGAAAGAAGAGACCAGCTTTATTAG